One Myxococcus guangdongensis DNA segment encodes these proteins:
- a CDS encoding AAA family ATPase encodes MSDATPLSRLTAALAGTVFGQPRVLADLVTAFLARGHVLLEGVPGVAKTLTARSMAGALGLLFTRIQFTPDLMPADILGTNVFQPQDNAFRLVKGPIFTEVLVADEINRTPPKAQAALLEAMEERQVTIDGVTHPLPPHFFVVATQNPLELEGTYPLPEAQLDRFLMRVRVGYPDSDAETTMLRAFHQREGRVPSVERVLDAPTLLELQARAARVTCDDSILQYVVAVVRDTRANPRVRLGASPRAAQALLAASKARAALMGNDFVTPDDVKGVAGSVLNHRLLLKAEAEVEGLTSDDVLKQTLERVRVPR; translated from the coding sequence ATGTCCGACGCCACGCCCCTGTCCCGCCTCACCGCCGCGCTCGCCGGCACCGTCTTCGGTCAGCCCCGCGTGCTCGCGGACCTGGTGACGGCCTTCCTGGCGCGCGGCCACGTGCTGCTGGAGGGTGTGCCCGGCGTGGCCAAGACGCTCACCGCGCGCAGCATGGCGGGCGCGCTGGGACTGCTCTTCACGCGCATCCAGTTCACCCCGGACCTGATGCCCGCGGACATCCTGGGCACCAACGTCTTCCAGCCGCAGGACAACGCCTTCCGCCTGGTGAAGGGCCCCATCTTCACGGAGGTGCTGGTGGCGGACGAAATCAACCGCACGCCGCCCAAGGCCCAGGCCGCGCTCCTGGAGGCCATGGAGGAGCGCCAGGTCACCATCGACGGCGTCACCCACCCGCTGCCGCCGCACTTCTTCGTCGTCGCCACGCAGAACCCGCTGGAGCTCGAGGGCACCTATCCCCTGCCCGAGGCACAGCTGGACCGCTTCCTCATGCGCGTGCGCGTGGGCTACCCGGACTCGGACGCGGAGACGACCATGCTGCGCGCCTTCCACCAGCGTGAAGGACGCGTGCCCTCCGTCGAGCGCGTGCTGGACGCGCCCACCCTCCTGGAGCTGCAGGCCCGCGCGGCCCGCGTCACCTGCGACGACTCCATCCTCCAGTACGTGGTCGCCGTGGTGCGCGACACGCGCGCCAATCCCCGCGTGCGCCTGGGCGCGAGCCCCCGCGCGGCGCAGGCGCTGCTCGCCGCGTCCAAGGCCCGCGCGGCGCTGATGGGCAATGACTTCGTCACCCCCGATGACGTCAAGGGCGTGGCCGGCAGCGTCCTCAACCACCGCCTGCTGCTCAAGGCCGAGGCCGAGGTGGAGGGACTCACCTCCGACGACGTGCTGAAGCAGACACTCGAGCGGGTCCGGGTCCCCCGGTGA
- a CDS encoding DUF58 domain-containing protein → MSLGRPVPTGLAVALLAVALVPAALSVASPTFGWLALAVDVAVLALCIVDFLRAPRDGDVTVTRVVEPILSSGTRNPVHLVLERHDTGTSPLRVEVRDEPPLVVTSHDHRQSVVLPPRGAPGEPVPRMTYFVTPPSRGDARFGDVHVRLPGPLGLCARQVRVPAEQAVKIYPDLTALSREALSLARASDAPSERTLRRRAAEGREFESLREYRPGDDYRHIDWKASARHANTLVRTWQPERHQPMLLLLDCGRHMAGKVRGRRKLDHAVDAALRLARVGLDAGDVVGVMSFASDVLTYLPPRKGHEHLRLITESLYRAEAALEESDYGRAYDFAFARQTRRTLVVLFTDLVDPDASAGLLTRTLALRPRHLPVVASLLDEDVRDAATRVPDEAQDAYARQAATRLESEFRRTATTLRDAGALVVRAPAQGFGAAALNVYLDVKSRGLL, encoded by the coding sequence GTGAGCCTGGGCCGCCCGGTCCCCACGGGCCTCGCCGTGGCGCTGCTCGCCGTGGCGCTCGTCCCCGCCGCCCTCTCGGTGGCCAGCCCCACGTTCGGCTGGCTCGCGCTGGCCGTCGACGTGGCGGTGCTCGCGCTGTGCATCGTGGACTTCCTGCGCGCGCCTCGCGACGGCGACGTCACCGTCACGCGCGTCGTGGAGCCCATCCTCTCCTCCGGCACGCGCAACCCCGTGCACCTGGTCCTCGAGCGCCACGACACGGGCACCTCGCCCCTGCGCGTGGAGGTGCGCGATGAGCCGCCCCTCGTCGTCACGAGCCACGACCACCGCCAGTCCGTCGTGCTGCCGCCCCGAGGCGCCCCCGGCGAGCCCGTGCCGAGGATGACGTACTTCGTCACCCCGCCCTCGCGTGGAGACGCGCGCTTCGGTGATGTGCACGTGCGGCTGCCCGGCCCGCTAGGCCTGTGCGCGCGGCAGGTCCGCGTGCCCGCGGAGCAGGCGGTGAAAATCTATCCGGACCTCACCGCGCTCTCACGCGAGGCGCTGAGCCTGGCGCGCGCCTCGGACGCCCCCTCCGAGCGCACCCTGCGCCGCCGCGCCGCGGAGGGACGCGAGTTCGAGTCGCTGCGCGAGTACCGCCCCGGCGACGACTACCGGCACATCGACTGGAAGGCCTCCGCCCGGCACGCCAACACCCTGGTGCGCACGTGGCAACCCGAGCGTCACCAGCCCATGTTGCTGCTGCTCGACTGCGGCCGACACATGGCCGGCAAGGTTCGCGGCCGGCGCAAGCTGGACCACGCGGTGGACGCGGCGCTGCGGCTGGCGCGCGTGGGCCTGGACGCGGGGGACGTGGTGGGCGTGATGTCCTTCGCCAGCGACGTGCTCACGTACCTGCCCCCGCGCAAGGGCCACGAGCACCTGCGCCTCATCACCGAGTCGCTCTACCGCGCCGAGGCCGCGCTCGAGGAGAGCGACTACGGCCGGGCCTACGACTTCGCCTTCGCCCGACAGACGCGCCGCACGCTGGTGGTGCTCTTCACGGATTTGGTGGACCCGGACGCCTCCGCGGGCCTGCTCACCCGCACGCTCGCCTTGCGTCCACGGCACCTGCCCGTGGTGGCCTCACTGCTGGACGAGGACGTGCGCGACGCGGCCACGCGCGTGCCCGACGAGGCCCAGGACGCATACGCGCGACAGGCCGCCACGCGGCTGGAATCCGAGTTCCGCCGCACCGCCACCACCCTGCGCGACGCGGGGGCGTTGGTGGTGCGCGCGCCAGCCCAGGGCTTCGGCGCCGCCGCGCTCAACGTGTACCTGGACGTCAAGTCGCGCGGGCTGTTGTAG
- a CDS encoding SNF2-related protein produces the protein METVLAEVARGLRLEVEADAAAIAAGAGTTEPVQSLTHFHERLLAEELLARSGDTQQRLAGALSEAKVDLNPHQVEGAMFALDSLSRGGCMLGDEVGLGKTIEAGLVIAQLMAEGKTRILILAPATLRAQWNSELREKFDLDSVLVDGRTVRATGNCFDQPFPVICSHPFAANKAHLTSEIQWDLIVIDEAHRLRNAHRANNKMGQALKASLAGKPKLLLTATPLQNDLMELFGLMSLLDEQILGPEHAFRSRYRVDEGGGMSEAAAGELKERLAPVVQRTLRRQVREYVRYTNRRSIVEDFTPSPEEHDLYEKVSEYLQRSEAAAIEPGKKTLLTLCYRKLLASSTYAIAPTLRRLSDNLEKRLHAAKLGQQALAMFEPEEAKQFVEEGEEWSDDPAKAPNVRVLEQEVWELRQYADLADSIKVNAKGEALKRGLDRTFAVMRAHSWPEKALIFTESKRTQQYLFNLLSDNGYRGKISLLSGDMAGTPEERRALVDDFRNKSQILICTEAGAEGLNLQFCNLVVNYDLPWNPQRVEQRIGRCHRYGQQRDVLVINFLNRMNAADARLFELLEKKLNLFDGVFGASDEILGALESGVDFERRILDIYQGCRKVEDINAAFDKLRTEMESRISKRMTEMRSVVLERFDGDVRRRLRGQGEQTKEALAKRQQEARALTSSVLGSRTSGRLEIAKAAYAVKERKQDAVSYLQLDASGLPSRLARLAGSEGWWFAYKFETTGLKPEEKLVHLVLVKDREGNFRALPLQDGAHFVKLSAKDEKRRQPAPVSVQLMQEQALVAAKDEIVRAAERRNALELDKAKERADRYVEDCLMESREGVEAARQQWIDARKQVTTVEDVAERAKARANSDRMEREYRRKLSSLRNEEEKRYASKDRQLAELAQKAKVAEKRALIASAYFWLS, from the coding sequence ATGGAGACGGTCTTGGCGGAGGTCGCGAGGGGATTGAGGTTGGAAGTCGAGGCGGATGCGGCGGCCATCGCCGCCGGGGCGGGGACCACCGAGCCGGTCCAGTCGCTGACCCACTTCCACGAGCGTCTGCTGGCCGAGGAGCTGCTGGCGCGCAGTGGTGACACGCAGCAGCGCCTGGCGGGCGCGTTGTCCGAAGCGAAGGTGGACCTCAACCCGCATCAGGTCGAGGGCGCCATGTTCGCGCTCGACTCGCTGTCGCGCGGCGGCTGCATGCTGGGCGACGAAGTGGGCCTGGGGAAGACGATTGAGGCGGGGCTCGTCATCGCCCAGCTGATGGCCGAGGGGAAGACGCGCATCCTCATCCTCGCGCCGGCCACGCTGCGCGCGCAGTGGAACAGCGAGCTGCGCGAGAAGTTCGACCTGGACAGTGTGCTGGTGGACGGCCGCACCGTGCGGGCCACCGGCAACTGCTTCGACCAGCCCTTCCCCGTCATCTGCTCGCACCCGTTCGCGGCCAACAAGGCGCACCTGACGTCGGAAATCCAGTGGGACCTCATCGTCATCGACGAGGCCCACCGCCTGCGCAACGCCCACCGCGCCAACAACAAGATGGGCCAGGCGCTCAAGGCGTCCCTGGCGGGCAAGCCCAAGCTGCTGCTCACCGCCACCCCGCTCCAGAACGACCTGATGGAGCTGTTCGGGCTGATGTCGCTGCTGGACGAGCAGATCCTCGGCCCCGAGCACGCCTTCCGCAGCCGCTACCGCGTGGACGAGGGCGGCGGCATGTCCGAGGCCGCCGCGGGCGAGCTCAAGGAGCGGCTGGCCCCCGTGGTCCAGCGCACGCTGCGCCGGCAGGTGCGCGAGTACGTCCGCTACACGAATCGCCGCTCCATCGTGGAAGACTTCACGCCCTCGCCCGAGGAGCACGACCTCTACGAGAAGGTCAGCGAGTACCTGCAGCGCTCGGAGGCCGCGGCGATCGAACCCGGCAAGAAGACGTTGCTGACGCTGTGCTACCGCAAGCTCCTGGCGTCCTCCACGTACGCCATCGCGCCCACGCTGCGGCGGCTGTCGGACAACCTGGAGAAGCGCCTGCACGCGGCGAAGCTGGGGCAGCAGGCCCTGGCGATGTTCGAGCCGGAGGAGGCCAAGCAGTTCGTGGAGGAGGGCGAGGAGTGGTCGGATGATCCGGCCAAGGCGCCCAACGTCCGCGTGCTGGAGCAGGAGGTCTGGGAGCTGCGGCAGTACGCGGACCTGGCGGACTCCATCAAGGTCAACGCCAAGGGCGAGGCCCTCAAACGGGGACTGGATCGCACCTTCGCGGTGATGCGCGCGCACAGCTGGCCGGAGAAGGCGCTCATCTTCACCGAGTCCAAGCGCACGCAGCAGTACCTCTTCAATCTGCTGTCGGACAACGGCTACCGGGGCAAGATTTCGCTGTTGTCCGGGGACATGGCCGGCACGCCCGAAGAGCGGCGCGCGCTGGTGGATGACTTCCGCAACAAGTCGCAGATCCTCATCTGCACCGAGGCCGGCGCGGAGGGTCTCAACCTCCAATTCTGCAACCTGGTGGTGAACTACGACCTGCCCTGGAACCCGCAGCGGGTGGAGCAGCGCATCGGCCGCTGCCACCGGTACGGGCAGCAGCGGGACGTGCTGGTCATCAACTTCCTCAACCGCATGAACGCGGCGGACGCGCGCCTGTTCGAGCTGTTGGAGAAGAAGCTGAACCTCTTCGACGGCGTCTTCGGCGCCTCGGATGAAATCCTGGGCGCGCTGGAGAGCGGCGTGGACTTCGAGCGCCGCATCCTCGACATCTACCAGGGCTGCCGGAAGGTGGAGGACATCAACGCCGCCTTCGACAAGCTGCGCACGGAGATGGAGTCGCGCATCAGCAAGCGCATGACGGAGATGCGCTCGGTGGTGCTGGAGCGCTTCGACGGAGACGTCCGCCGCCGCCTGCGGGGCCAGGGCGAGCAGACCAAGGAGGCCCTCGCGAAGCGGCAGCAGGAGGCGCGCGCGCTCACCAGCTCCGTGCTCGGCAGCCGCACCTCGGGCCGGCTGGAGATCGCCAAGGCCGCCTACGCCGTCAAGGAGCGCAAGCAGGACGCCGTCAGCTACCTGCAGCTCGACGCCTCGGGGCTCCCGTCGCGGCTGGCGCGGCTGGCTGGCAGCGAGGGCTGGTGGTTCGCGTACAAGTTCGAGACGACGGGCCTCAAGCCCGAGGAGAAGCTGGTCCACCTGGTGCTGGTGAAGGACCGCGAGGGCAACTTCCGCGCCCTGCCCCTCCAGGACGGCGCGCACTTCGTGAAGCTGTCCGCCAAGGACGAGAAGCGCCGCCAGCCCGCACCCGTGTCCGTGCAGCTGATGCAGGAGCAGGCGCTGGTGGCCGCGAAGGACGAGATCGTCCGCGCCGCCGAGCGCCGCAACGCGCTGGAGCTGGACAAGGCCAAGGAGCGCGCGGACCGCTACGTCGAGGACTGCCTCATGGAGTCCCGCGAAGGCGTGGAGGCCGCGCGCCAGCAGTGGATCGACGCGCGCAAGCAGGTCACCACGGTGGAGGACGTCGCGGAGCGCGCCAAGGCCCGGGCGAACTCGGATCGGATGGAGCGCGAGTACCGCCGCAAGCTGTCCTCGCTGCGCAACGAGGAGGAGAAGCGCTATGCCTCCAAGGACCGTCAGCTCGCCGAGCTCGCCCAGAAGGCGAAGGTGGCGGAGAAGCGCGCGCTCATCGCCTCCGCCTACTTCTGGCTGTCCTGA